ttttcattcaGGGTTATACGATTTAAGAAACAAGAATGTCAATGAAATCGccgaaataataaaagcacataaagaaaacaaacaaaataacTTAAGTAAAATTGATAAAGCAATcgaaattgaaaatataaaacaaatgaaaaagtTTGCAGAAAGTCAGGGCGAATGCTTTAATATGTGTAGAATGAACTTAAAAGAGAGATTTAAAAAGGATCTAGagcaatataaaaaatttaataataataatttaaattttgatgaaaataatgttattaatttagaaaaaaaatataataatttggaGAAAGAGCTATGCTTTGATGCCTGCtcaaagaaatataaatatttatttaatggAATAGtatgaatttataaaaaattagtgAGGATACTATTCttattgttttataaaatcatatattagtgttataatatttattcctTTTCTGTTATcggtatatataaatgcatTTATTTGCAATATGGATATTATAACAAGgggaaatattttattactttaTGGATCAGAGTATGGAACTTCCTATGATTGTTgtagaaatattttatacgAATTATGCACTAATTTTGAtgtgcattttttttgtttaaataatgtgaatttaatgaaattttataattatgaaaatattatcataattgTAAGTACAACAGGTTATGGTTGTCCTACACATAATATGTCAAAATTTTGGATAAATTTACACAAATGTAATAATGTATttcatgaaaatatatattttcacttATTTGGATTAGGTGATAGTTCAtatgataattataatgTTGTAGCTAAAAAgttaaaaagaaaattaatttCCTTAGGTGCTAATATAGTTAATTATAGCTTAGGAAATTATCAACATAGTTCTATGCATTTTACCAATTTTAATACatggaaaaataaagtatattcatttttaaaaaaaaaatattataattttgaaataaataatagtattcctcaaatatatagtattacaaatttatctgattatgataaaataaataatgataagCATTTGTCTGGATTTTTGCCAACTTAtgagaatataaaaaaaggtgAAGAAAAggataaaaacaaaattgaGAAAAAATACGACGATTTTAATGTTAACgattattttacaaaagcattgcatttaaataaatttgaagttataaaaaatgaaagacTTACGGATGCATCATATTTTCAAGATGTTAGATATATCGAGTTAGCAACATCAATAGATATATTCAATCTGAGCAGTTTAATAACAATACACCCAATATTAAACAAAGATAAAACAGAatcaattttaaatttgttaaaaataaactataatgaatatattataattaatcaGCCAAATGAAAATGCAACATGTACAATGAGTACTTATATCCCTAttgggaaaaaaataaaagtattaGATTTGTTTGTATACTTTTTAGATcttaataaaatagttactccttttttttttatatatctaAGTGAAAGAACAAATAGtgatattcataaaaaaaagtttttaCAACTTGGGAATACAAACGATATAAGcgattatttttcttatgtatatcaatataaaagatcatattatgatatattttacgatttttatagttatattaatattgatGTCCCCTTTCTTTTAAACACTTTAccaaatattatgaatagaaattattctatattaaatgattcaaaaaaatatcgatttcttaaaaattttaacctttataatttatatcacTTTTACCTTAATCCttattattcaaattttttatattatttaaaaatatatttttgtaataatatgaaaaccCTCACAAATTTTTTCTCGTATATTATGTGTAACTATACACAAAATAgtacatataaatacacaaatattttaaaaaacaaaatgaagcCTAATCAAGTAAATAATGTAATCGagttattaatttgtttatatcaaacagaaataaatcaaaataaaaaacatataggATTATgttcaaattatttaataaattctATTGAGGGTAGtccatttatttatgcTACTATTGAAAATAGCTTActatttcaaaataaaaatatatggaaCTTAAATTATAGAATTGTCTATATTTCTACAGGTGCAGCTTTTAGTAGTTTATTAGCAATTATAAGGCAAAggttttatgtatataatataaagaaaaaggaacacaaaaatgaaaatttaataaatagcaaaattaaaaacatttcAGAGAATGATTTACTTTTTCTTGGTTTTagaaacaaattaaataatttttattttgaacaGGAAttgcaaaaatatttgcatttcattcatatttttatagcGTTTTCACAACAACCAGaagataattttttgtattataaccatgaaattttcaaaaatatagaaaaacaTAACACTAATATGAATGATAGATTTTGCTCTATTAGCCAGCATGACAACATAAGTGATAAGAacttatttaataaaagtgTTTCAGAAATGAaagaatttttaaaagataaaaaaaaagtttatGTAACTGATATAATTTCAATGCTACaagatattatatatgatttgttaataaaaaaaaatacaatttttttaatagcTGGAAAATCACGTCCTTTCTCTCAAAAcctttttaaattattagcTAATATTATGAAAGAAAAGGAGCCCAATAAAACAATAGAagaaattaatttatttttaaaaaaaaaaattgataaatttgaaattatatttgaatCTTGGTATTAATTACAGAAAATTGAGTA
This DNA window, taken from Plasmodium berghei ANKA genome assembly, chromosome: 13, encodes the following:
- a CDS encoding NADPH--cytochrome P450 reductase, putative, producing the protein MDIITRGNILLLYGSEYGTSYDCCRNILYELCTNFDVHFFCLNNVNLMKFYNYENIIIIVSTTGYGCPTHNMSKFWINLHKCNNVFHENIYFHLFGLGDSSYDNYNVVAKKLKRKLISLGANIVNYSLGNYQHSSMHFTNFNTWKNKVYSFLKKKYYNFEINNSIPQIYSITNLSDYDKINNDKHLSGFLPTYENIKKGEEKDKNKIEKKYDDFNVNDYFTKALHLNKFEVIKNERLTDASYFQDVRYIELATSIDIFNLSSLITIHPILNKDKTESILNLLKINYNEYIIINQPNENATCTMSTYIPIGKKIKVLDLFVYFLDLNKIVTPFFFIYLSERTNSDIHKKKFLQLGNTNDISDYFSYVYQYKRSYYDIFYDFYSYINIDVPFLLNTLPNIMNRNYSILNDSKKYRFLKNFNLYNLYHFYLNPYYSNFLYYLKIYFCNNMKTLTNFFSYIMCNYTQNSTYKYTNILKNKMKPNQVNNVIELLICLYQTEINQNKKHIGLCSNYLINSIEGSPFIYATIENSLLFQNKNIWNLNYRIVYISTGAAFSSLLAIIRQRFYVYNIKKKEHKNENLINSKIKNISENDLLFLGFRNKLNNFYFEQELQKYLHFIHIFIAFSQQPEDNFLYYNHEIFKNIEKHNTNMNDRFCSISQHDNISDKNLFNKSVSEMKEFLKDKKKVYVTDIISMLQDIIYDLLIKKNTIFLIAGKSRPFSQNLFKLLANIMKEKEPNKTIEEINLFLKKKIDKFEIIFESWY